One Pseudobdellovibrionaceae bacterium genomic window, CGTCCTGCACGTGCAGCGTCAACTGAAAATCGTCGCGCCAGTTGCGCCCGTCAAACCCGTTGTCAGGCAAAGCCGGGTCCTGAAAGAAAATACGCAGGCCCTGAAAGTCTTTGTAAATACGGTCCAGCACGATGATGTTGGGCGCGATCACCAGGAAATTCCGGCTCAGCGTCGAATCTGCCTCGTACGTCTTGTGAAAGAAACTCCAGACCAGCGCAAGGCTCAGCACTTTCGTCTTGCCCGCACCCGTTGCCATCTTCACGACGAACCGGCGCCAATCCTCATCAAACATGCCGCTGGAGACCAGGCCGGTGCTATCGAATCGCATCAGGTCGCGCTTGTCCTGAACCCCCACCACATCCGTCAGATAGACGATCGTCTCGAGCGCCTCGCGCTGGGCAAAGAAATACTCGAACGGCTTGCTCGGTCCGTGTGCCTGCTCCATCAGGTGTTCTTCGTTGAACCACCAGTTCAGCAGGCTCTTGCTTGTCTCCGTCGCGCCGACGTACCCACCGTCGCGAAACTCTTTTACTTTCTTGCGCAATGTCGCCACCAGCGGCGGCATCAACTGGTCCATGCGCTTATCGCGAAGGGAATCGTCACCGGGGAACCAGCGCACGGCTGGATCGAGGATGGCGTGCGGGTCGGTGGGGAAATCGGTGTGGAGTGCCATGACTTACTTCCCCTTCAGGCGCTTGATGTCGACATCGGCCACCAGAATGCGCATCTGCTCGATCGCGATCGCATTCAACTTGCGAAGCCGATCCGCCTGCGGCAACCCCTGCTTGATGAACTCCGCATTCAGGCTTTCCAAGTTTGAGAGGCAGACGAGCTGCGCGCCGTTCGCCTGATCGCGGATGTTCCCCTTCTCGCTCTTGTTTGCATCGCGCCACTGTTTGGCGGTGATCCCGAACAATGCGACGTTGAGAACGTCAGCTTCGCTGGCGTAGGTGAAGTTCGCCTGCTCCTTGTTCACTTCGTTGGGGATCAGGTTGGTTTTGATGGCTTCGGTGTGGATGCGGTAGTTGATTTTGGCGAGGTTTCGCCGCACGTCCCAATCCAGGCCCTTGCGTTCATCTTCCTTGAGGCGCTGGAACTCCTTGATCAGGTAGAGCTTGAACTCGACCGAGATCCACGACGCGAACTCCAGCGCAATGTCGAGATGAGCGAACGTACCGCCGTACCGACCCGCCTTGGATTCGATGCCGATCGCACCGGTTTTCTCGATCCATTGCTTGGGAGTGAGCGTGAAACTGTTCAAGCCCGCCTGTTTTCTAAACACGTCGAATTCGACGGGTTTAAACCCCGGGTTGTTCAACTGCTCCCATAAGCCGACGAACTCGATCGTGTTCCGGTTGCGAAGCCAACTCCTGATCAGATCGTCGGTTGCGTCTGCATCCTTGCGACGGGCGATGTCGGTCAAGGAGATGTAATCGTGCTCCCTGACCCGTTTCACCGTCACCGACGTTCCCTGAACTTTGATGATGTTTGCCATCCAATGCCTCTCCCAGCCCGCCGGATCATGTCGGTGACGTCACCGAAATGATCGGACCCGATACCCCCACCATTTCGTTGACGTCACCGAAATGGCCCCCCCTGCCTCACTTCTTCGCCTTCTTCCCATCCGCCTTCTCACCCACCGCCACATCCACGATTGTCATCGTGTCGTTCCCGAAAATGTCCACCACCTTCACCGCGATCTTCCTTCGCCCGCCTTTCCCCGGTTCCACTTCCTTCGCGGCACTCGTCAGTTCCAGCGTGCGATCCTTCTTCGTGCGGAAGCTCTGCCACTCGTTCTCGAAGATGTATTCGCCGGTCCACTTCTCTTCCCAAGTTGTCAGGTGCCCCTGATCGCCCTTGATCAGTTTCATCTGCGCCTCGGGGTCCAGTTCCACCGGCACGCGGATGATCTCGCGTTTGCTTTCGTAGTCAAAATCCACCGCCCAGTAGTCCACCCAGTCGGTCCACTTCTCGGTCAGCACTTCACGCTTGGTGACGCCTTTCGCGTTCACGCTCACCTTCACGATCTGTCCTTTGTCGACGACGATCTTGCTGCCGCCCTTCTTGGCCTCGCTGAGCGCCGCCTCTGCCGCGGCGATCGAATCCTGGCTGTAGAAGACGCTGAAGTCCGTCAGTTTCACCGCAACTGTGTTGCCCTTTACGATCGGCGTCACCTCGATAAAGCTCACGTCGTGGAAGACCACTTGGTTCTTCTCGACCGCGCGCTTGTCGAAGACCTCGGCCGGGATGTACTTGGGCTGGATGTCGATCCCCTTGGCCCGAGCCTCATCGAGCACATTGGGGAAGAGCCCCATCTCAAACTCAAAGCCCAGGATGTCCACCTTGGTCACGTTCTTCTTGCGGCACTCGACGATGATCTCCTCGACGAAGAGCCGCGTGACGGGCAGGTTCACCGGCCCGATCGCCACCAGCCGCCCGGCCTTCTTGCCTTGGAACGCAGGGAAGCCTGTCGTCTTCTCCGCCTTGTACGCGCGGAGAATGAGGTCGATGAAGGCCGCTTCTTTGGCGTCGAGTTGCTGCTGCTTTTCCGCTTCGCGCAGGTTGGGGTTGACGCCGATGAAGTGCTG contains:
- a CDS encoding DEAD/DEAH box helicase family protein, coding for MALHTDFPTDPHAILDPAVRWFPGDDSLRDKRMDQLMPPLVATLRKKVKEFRDGGYVGATETSKSLLNWWFNEEHLMEQAHGPSKPFEYFFAQREALETIVYLTDVVGVQDKRDLMRFDSTGLVSSGMFDEDWRRFVVKMATGAGKTKVLSLALVWSFFHKTYEADSTLSRNFLVIAPNIIVLDRIYKDFQGLRIFFQDPALPDNGFDGRNWRDDFQLTLHVQDDVRVTRPTGNIFLTNIHRVYAGNESIPTPDDENTMDYFLGPTPTGSTTDSKIDLGLIVRDIDELMVLNDEAHHVHNPKLAWFKSIQDIDNKLKQKGDRLSMQIDVTATPKHDNGAIFVQTVSDYPLVEAIHQNVVKHPTLPDAASIARLEPKPSAIFEERYADYLELGVEEWRKSYAEHEALGKKAVLFVMVDDTKNCDQVGA
- a CDS encoding KilA-N domain-containing protein, whose protein sequence is MANIIKVQGTSVTVKRVREHDYISLTDIARRKDADATDDLIRSWLRNRNTIEFVGLWEQLNNPGFKPVEFDVFRKQAGLNSFTLTPKQWIEKTGAIGIESKAGRYGGTFAHLDIALEFASWISVEFKLYLIKEFQRLKEDERKGLDWDVRRNLAKINYRIHTEAIKTNLIPNEVNKEQANFTYASEADVLNVALFGITAKQWRDANKSEKGNIRDQANGAQLVCLSNLESLNAEFIKQGLPQADRLRKLNAIAIEQMRILVADVDIKRLKGK
- a CDS encoding site-specific DNA-methyltransferase, which gives rise to MGVKGAWRYSKERMQELYDAGEVILSSTGKSLSRKRFLRDAKGTPVIDLWDDVNRISPTSAERLGYDTQKPEALLERVISASSNPGDLVADFFAGSGTTAAVAEKLGRKWIATDLGKFAIHTTRKRMIGVQRSLKAEGKDYRAFELLNLGRYERQHFIGVNPNLREAEKQQQLDAKEAAFIDLILRAYKAEKTTGFPAFQGKKAGRLVAIGPVNLPVTRLFVEEIIVECRKKNVTKVDILGFEFEMGLFPNVLDEARAKGIDIQPKYIPAEVFDKRAVEKNQVVFHDVSFIEVTPIVKGNTVAVKLTDFSVFYSQDSIAAAEAALSEAKKGGSKIVVDKGQIVKVSVNAKGVTKREVLTEKWTDWVDYWAVDFDYESKREIIRVPVELDPEAQMKLIKGDQGHLTTWEEKWTGEYIFENEWQSFRTKKDRTLELTSAAKEVEPGKGGRRKIAVKVVDIFGNDTMTIVDVAVGEKADGKKAKK